Proteins encoded in a region of the Vicia villosa cultivar HV-30 ecotype Madison, WI linkage group LG5, Vvil1.0, whole genome shotgun sequence genome:
- the LOC131601718 gene encoding uncharacterized protein LOC131601718: MFKFSCFHVNVQGNKTKKITQPSTETMARVLRESSKIPVRKDPSTPTNLGSLLSKQQSSKLMNVAENDILNQDSVEHVGKLEDLNKKFCVEFDGKVRQTERLRKSQSESVLCQVITEGDQVLEFSKSLNDSPNSSGSPSDEFKTNSNSEFQVIPGRDNDGSSFSVGDPTHLDMDAHEISDTPLSGDLAGDSAENTSGPSSPTLRKSHSLPNFKAPTLSYGSICVFKHASSMSRSSDDLCALGLRNVSSDQIRKGKECSMKKTEDFRMDRYFEDSFDSHLLSHLPKDRIMPITDDISDVEPFQGDSSAEFPNKDFKVKRIEDWVIGLQQCAPPLEDIAELPEPVDLIADVNTAIAATPVVDHKISPGMEAAKRYISSLTANASAAQLASHGLVAIPFLSAFVSLKVLNLSGNGIVKITAGALPRGLHTLNLSKNNISTIEGLRELTRLRVLDLSYNRILRIGHGLASCSSLKELYLAGNKIGEVEGLHRLLKISILDLRFNKISTAKCLGQLAANYNSLLAINLEGNPCQKNVGDEQIKKYLQGLLPHLVYYNRQPFKANGLKDSADRAVRLGMSSQQFDRGLRVDRKTTRKVPSSTRRPSSGSSPKHSKGKQGHLPPMGTKPSSQSRHHLDSFDKALSLKSRNLMRKSRSEGTLGAF, encoded by the exons ATGTTTAAATTTTCTTGTTTTCATGTTAATGTCCAAGGCAACAAGACAAAG aAAATAACTCAACCTTCTACTGAAACAATGGCAAGAGTTTTGCGAGAAAGTTCCAAAATTCCAGTCAGGAAAGATCCGTCTACCCCTACGAACTTAGGTTCATTACTTTCAAAACAGCAATCAAGTAAGCTAATGAATGTCGCCGAGAATGATATTCTCAACCAGGATTCAGTTGAGCACGTTGGTAAGTTAGAGGATCTCAATAAGAAGTTTTGCGTTGAATTTGACGGAAAAGTTCGCCAAACTGAGCGTCTTAGGAAAAGTCAGTCGGAAAGTGTGCTTTGCCAAGTCATAACTGAGGGTGATCAAGTTCTGGAGTTTTCCAAAAGCCTCAATGACTCACCAAATTCAAGTGGCAGCCCTAGTgatgaatttaaaacaaattcaaaCTCTGAGTTTCAAGTTATTCCTGGTCGTGACAATGATGGCTCAAGTTTTTCAGTTGGAGATCCGACACATTTGGATATGGATGCTCAtgaaatttctgatactccattaTCTGGCGATCTTGCTGGCGATTCTGCTGAAAATACTTCTGGTCCCAGTTCACCAACTTTAAGGAAGTCGCATTCCTTACCCAATTTCAAAGCTCCTACACTTTCATATGGAAGTATTTGTGTTTTTAAACATGCATCATCAATGTCAAGATCTTCGGACGATCTTTGTGCTTTAGGCCTGAGGAACGTGTCTTCTGATCAAATAAGGAAAGGAAAAGAATGTAGCATGAAAAAAACTGAAGATTTTCGTATGGACAGATACTTTGAGGATAGTTTTGATTCTCATCTGCTTTCTCACTTACCAAAGGACCGGATAATGCCAATTACAGACGATATAAGTGATGTTGAACCCTTTCAAGGAGATTCCTCGGCTGAATTTCCTAACAAGGATTTTAAAGTTAAGCGGATTGAGGATTGGGTAATCGGTCTGCAGCAATGTGCACCACCTCTAGAGGATATAGCCGAATTGCCTGAACCTGTTGATCTTATAGCTGATGTTAACACCGCAATTGCCGCTACTCCTGTTGTGGACCATAAGATCTCCCCAGGAATGGAAGCTGCTAAAAGATATATTTCGTCTTTAACTGCCAATGCCTCTGCAGCTCAGCTGGCAAGTCATGGGTTGGTTGCGATCCCCTTTTTGAGTGCATTTGTGAGTTTGAAGGTGCTCAATTTATCTGGAAACGGGATCG TAAAGATAACTGCTGGTGCGCTTCCTCGAGGACTTCACACTTTGAACTTGTCAAAAAACAATATCTCCACTATAGAGGGCTTACGTGAACTTACTCGGCTTCGTGTCCTAGACCTCAGCTACAACCGTATACTAAGAATTGGACATG GTCTGGCATCTTGTTCTTCTCTAAAGGAGCTGTACCTGGCTGGAAACAAGATCGGTGAAGTTGAGGGTTTGCACCGCCTATTGAAAATAAGTATCTTGGATCTCCGCTTTAACAAGATTTCGACCGCTAAATGTCTTGGACAACTTGCAGCCAACTATAACTCTTTGCTAGCTATCAACTTGGAAGGGAACCCTTGCCAGAAAAACGTTGGAGATGAACAGATTAAGAAATACCTGCAAGgccttcttcctcatcttgtctACTACAATCGGCAGCCCTTCAAAGCGAACGGTTTGAAGGACAGTGCAGATCGTGCAGTTCGACTAGGAATGAGCTCACAACAGTTTGATCGCGGTCTTAGAGTGGATCGCAAAACTACAAGGAAGGTGCCATCATCTACTCGGAGGCCATCCTCCGGGTCCTCACCAAAACATTCCAAAGGAAAGCAGGGCCACCTCCCACCTATGGGGACAAAACCATCATCCCAAAGTCGCCATCATTTGGATTCTTTTGACAAAGCGTTGAGCTTGAAGTCACGGAACTTAATGCGCAAGAGTCGCAGCGAGGGAACTCTTGGAGCTTTCTAA